The genome window ACAGCAGCGGAAAAGAAGAAAAACAACTCTCGTACAGTATTCTCATGGTGGAATGGCTTCTCATTCAGAACCCACTGGGACACTTCAGCCGCGCAAAACCCCAACTGCCCGGCCAACAGTTTCCGGGGCTTGGAATGGCCGGGGAAGTGTGTGAAATCCTCTACTGGATGGCTAGACGCAGAAACAGCGACGGCGTGATGATTGTACCCGATTCTCTCCATGCAGCCGTTATCTACTCAGTCGAATTCCGCTTTGCTGATCCTCGCACGGCCGCCATGCTGAAACGGATACAAAAACAGCTCATCAGAAGAAGGGGATTGGCTCAAACAGCGTGGGCCTGCCAGGAGGGAAGAATCATCAACACCGTTCTTGGAGAAACTTTTGTCTGGCGGCCAGCGGAGATGATTATTCCCGCATCCAGAAGGATGAGAGGCTTTTTCCACTCTAAACAGTACAAGACAAAGTTTCGCCGTCATCTTGCCGATTACGACTTTGAGACTGAACAGGGTTTTCAGAAGAACTTTTCTCCGGAATGGAAGGCGGTCAGCTAATCGCCTTCTTTTTAACTTAGCTGAATATTTTTGTATCTTCCTTTCTCTTATCCATAAGTTAAAGGAGCAAAACCTGTGATTAATCATTTCATCCTGTTTTCTCTGCTGCTTGGTGTAACTATGGCATCAACCAAGAATCGTAACGACCAGATCATCTATCACCTCTCCATGCCGGAACCGCATACACACTATTTCCATGTATCGATGGAACTGAAAGCCGTCACTGAATCCACCGTGAGACTCAAGATGCCCGTCTGGACTCCCGGGTCATATCTCGTGCGCGAATTTTCACGCAACGTACCGCGGGTTACTGCTTTCGCCGGCGATGAACCTCTAACAGTCGAAAAGACGTCCAAGAATGAGTGGCAAGTGGCGCTGGACGGTCATTCAGATCTGCGGGTGGAGTACCGCGTCTACGCCTACGAACAGTCAGTGCGCACCAGCTTTCTCAACGACTCCCGCGGCTATGTGAATGGCGCTTCTGTCTTCATCTATCCAGAAGGGATGGAGAATGAACCGGGCGAACTAAAAGTTCGCCCCTTCAACAAATGGCACACGATCTCCACAGGCCTTGAGAAGATCCCCGGTAAACGTCAAACTTACCGATTCGCCAACTATGACATCCTTGTCGATTCCCCCATCCTCATAGGAAACCACAAAGTCCTCAAGTTCACGGTGGATGGGACTCAGCATGAGATTGCTCTTTACGGCGAAGGAAGTGTGTACGAGAATAAGCTCGTGGATGATGTACAGAAGATTGTGGAGGCGACCAAGGGCATTTTTGGTGGATTTCCCTATGACAGATACGTTTTCCTATTTCTGCTTCTCGATGGCGCCCGTGGTGGGCTGGAGCATCTCAATTCCACGACCATTCAGATTGATCGATGGGCATTCACAGATGAAAAAAAGTACCACGGTTTTCTCTCCACTGTAGCCCATGAATTCTTCCACACCTGGAACGTGAAAAGAATCAGGCCCATCGCCCTCGGTCCTTTTGACTACACAAAAGAGAACTACACAAAAGATCTGTGGATTGCTGAAGGACTTACCAGTTACTACGACAAT of Candidatus Neomarinimicrobiota bacterium contains these proteins:
- a CDS encoding PDZ domain-containing protein yields the protein MINHFILFSLLLGVTMASTKNRNDQIIYHLSMPEPHTHYFHVSMELKAVTESTVRLKMPVWTPGSYLVREFSRNVPRVTAFAGDEPLTVEKTSKNEWQVALDGHSDLRVEYRVYAYEQSVRTSFLNDSRGYVNGASVFIYPEGMENEPGELKVRPFNKWHTISTGLEKIPGKRQTYRFANYDILVDSPILIGNHKVLKFTVDGTQHEIALYGEGSVYENKLVDDVQKIVEATKGIFGGFPYDRYVFLFLLLDGARGGLEHLNSTTIQIDRWAFTDEKKYHGFLSTVAHEFFHTWNVKRIRPIALGPFDYTKENYTKDLWIAEGLTSYYDNLILLRSGIIDEKGYFDFLSKDIKNVETFPGRLVQSATEASFDAWIKYYRRNEESPNTQISYYSKGAVVGLLLDLAILEHTAGEKSLDDVFRQLNESHSDDPKKGYTSDEFRQTCESVAGRSLQDVWRHADTTEEVDYGGAFETFGVEFVKGYSEGRSEKTPYYGFETRGDSNPVVKTVFSGTPAYESGVNVNDEIVAVDDVRVSSQSLNDHLERSRIGEAVTLLITREGLMRSLQIVPVGSPPDLINLKKIVEASSEQRQRFEWWLRVPWKE